One genomic region from Deltaproteobacteria bacterium encodes:
- a CDS encoding A/G-specific adenine glycosylase, translated as MSLNSIQVASAKSPLLAVEDLRWPFSCPTPRKSLLNWYRRHKRDLPWRSLWQKSGDPYVVWISEIMLQQTVIKAVIPVYHRFLNQFPDLSAFAAADEGQVREAVRGLGYYRRFGFMHKAARQLVDAGSAWPQTFAAWRALPGVGDYTAAAVSSIAFGVAEAVVDGNVERVFCRLLDLRLPPNEPRLKRAFKRLAQQLLDHDHPGDFNQAVMELGQTICTVGEPNCAACPLKRHCLAYERSSQSLAPAAKIKSGAPIDRRAQLVILLRDGKIGLVERPATARFLRGTAGFLTMIDHNEVAMQADGWPEDSSLQLWLQKNRQSMSTIGRFKHTITKHRIQVEVLVSDQHPKLHAIKWTPIAEVERSLLANFDRKAWQLLHTKRPHAKH; from the coding sequence GTGAGTCTCAACTCTATTCAAGTGGCCAGCGCGAAGTCACCGCTTTTAGCGGTAGAAGATTTGCGCTGGCCATTTTCATGCCCCACGCCGCGTAAGTCCCTGCTCAACTGGTATCGGCGCCACAAACGCGATTTACCCTGGCGCTCCTTGTGGCAAAAGTCTGGTGATCCTTACGTCGTCTGGATCAGTGAGATCATGCTGCAGCAGACGGTGATTAAGGCCGTGATTCCCGTCTATCATCGATTCCTGAATCAGTTTCCGGACCTGAGCGCATTTGCAGCGGCTGACGAAGGTCAGGTACGTGAGGCCGTGCGTGGGCTTGGCTACTATCGGCGCTTCGGTTTCATGCACAAAGCCGCTCGTCAACTCGTAGACGCGGGTAGTGCGTGGCCGCAAACTTTTGCCGCCTGGAGGGCTCTACCTGGCGTGGGCGACTATACTGCAGCCGCGGTTAGCAGCATTGCCTTCGGCGTCGCCGAGGCCGTGGTTGATGGCAATGTCGAAAGGGTATTTTGCCGCCTTTTGGATCTACGGCTACCGCCGAATGAACCGCGGCTTAAACGCGCATTCAAGCGCCTAGCACAGCAGCTACTTGACCACGATCACCCCGGTGATTTTAATCAGGCAGTGATGGAGCTTGGTCAGACCATCTGTACCGTGGGCGAACCTAACTGTGCTGCCTGCCCCCTGAAACGACATTGCCTCGCCTATGAACGCAGCAGCCAATCGTTAGCGCCGGCGGCTAAAATTAAGTCGGGAGCACCCATCGATCGGCGCGCGCAACTTGTGATCCTGTTGCGAGACGGCAAGATTGGCCTCGTCGAAAGACCGGCTACCGCTAGATTTTTGCGTGGGACTGCCGGCTTCCTCACGATGATAGACCACAACGAAGTCGCCATGCAGGCAGACGGATGGCCCGAGGATTCATCCCTGCAACTTTGGCTGCAAAAAAATCGCCAATCCATGAGCACAATCGGTAGGTTTAAGCACACGATTACGAAACATCGTATTCAGGTTGAAGTACTTGTGAGCGACCAGCACCCCAAGCTACACGCCATTAAATGGACACCGATCGCTGAAGTAGAGCGATCTTTGCTCGCTAATTTTGATCGCAAGGCTTGGCAACTGCTACATACCAAAAGACCCCACGCCAAGCATTGA
- a CDS encoding sigma-54-dependent Fis family transcriptional regulator — MPTSVLTLKVLHLDDDPFELERIKTSLENHALDCQFQVTSVSKPGDFITALDHEPDVVILDVHINDEHTNGIQLAGSTREKLPSTVILMCSSADDVTTIKNSLNAQADDFLSKRSDRGELSLRVLNSYQLASLKRPAKKSLAVANSKNADQPVGATIASISVRIPRLLDSAVSAVFISGESGTGKEVVADLIGQALHEGTPFIKVNCGAITPSLLESELFGHIKGAFTGATTDKRGLLESASGGWIFLDEVATLSPAAQTALLRVLENKTLLRVGSPKPVQVDLRVLSATNEPLAELVKQGKFRADLWQRLRETEIVLPPLRERPDEIPALVAHFCDTMAGGPYTISGPALTALCGVSWRAGNIRELRNCLRAMTEQHVNKLLTPLAIPERIWDEIGDQRPSTQDRVGSPDPRSDGPSETRDQIVLPWSADSRYTYDYLCDLLLLDITRKVADRPGRLSLRGLAQTIGMSRSTLSTRLKALVHRNLISLRELSQLVGINEV, encoded by the coding sequence GTGCCCACGTCAGTTCTCACACTGAAAGTTCTCCATCTTGATGACGATCCGTTCGAACTTGAGCGCATCAAAACATCGCTGGAAAACCATGCCCTTGACTGTCAGTTCCAGGTGACCAGCGTGTCCAAACCTGGCGATTTTATCACTGCATTGGATCACGAGCCCGATGTGGTGATTCTCGACGTCCACATCAATGATGAGCACACCAACGGCATTCAGCTAGCGGGTAGCACTAGAGAAAAACTACCAAGCACAGTGATTCTAATGTGCTCAAGTGCCGATGACGTGACGACTATCAAAAATTCTTTGAATGCTCAGGCTGACGACTTCCTATCAAAACGCTCCGATAGGGGCGAGCTCAGCCTCCGCGTGCTCAATTCTTATCAGTTAGCAAGTTTAAAGCGCCCAGCAAAAAAATCCCTGGCGGTTGCCAATTCTAAAAATGCAGACCAACCAGTGGGAGCGACGATAGCAAGTATTAGTGTGCGCATCCCGAGGCTACTTGATTCAGCTGTGTCGGCAGTTTTTATCAGCGGTGAATCGGGTACTGGTAAAGAGGTGGTGGCCGACTTGATAGGCCAGGCGCTGCATGAAGGCACCCCATTCATAAAGGTAAACTGCGGCGCCATTACGCCAAGCCTGCTTGAAAGCGAACTTTTCGGGCACATCAAAGGAGCCTTTACTGGCGCCACTACGGACAAACGTGGACTTTTAGAAAGTGCGTCTGGTGGCTGGATTTTCTTGGATGAAGTTGCAACACTTTCGCCTGCGGCACAAACCGCACTACTACGCGTCTTAGAGAATAAGACTTTGCTACGCGTGGGGTCTCCTAAACCAGTTCAGGTAGACCTGCGCGTACTCTCCGCCACTAACGAGCCTCTCGCTGAGCTGGTCAAGCAAGGGAAATTTCGGGCCGACCTATGGCAGCGTCTACGCGAGACGGAAATTGTGCTGCCTCCCCTGCGGGAACGCCCTGACGAGATTCCGGCATTGGTCGCGCACTTTTGCGACACTATGGCCGGCGGGCCCTATACCATCAGTGGTCCAGCTCTCACGGCACTCTGCGGTGTTAGCTGGCGTGCAGGCAATATCCGCGAGCTGCGCAATTGCCTCAGAGCCATGACGGAGCAGCACGTCAACAAACTATTAACTCCGCTTGCCATACCTGAGCGTATCTGGGACGAAATCGGAGATCAGAGGCCCTCCACTCAGGACCGCGTCGGCAGCCCGGACCCGAGATCCGACGGGCCTTCGGAGACTCGGGACCAGATCGTACTACCGTGGAGCGCGGACAGCCGTTATACTTACGATTACCTCTGTGACTTGCTACTCCTTGACATCACCCGCAAGGTGGCAGATCGACCAGGTCGACTGTCGTTACGTGGATTAGCACAGACCATTGGCATGTCGCGAAGTACCCTATCGACTAGGCTCAAGGCACTGGTTCATCGCAACCTGATCTCCCTGCGCGAGCTGTCTCAGCTTGTAGGGATTAACGAGGTTTAA
- a CDS encoding dihydroneopterin aldolase has protein sequence MLTDKIQLSRIRVNVIVGILPPERLLPQPVDMSIDLSLDLEEAGHKGDLSKSIDYSELLKQVSFIMHAGRFELLETAALAIVHYLLTPTANGAKVERARVSLCKRNAPRVSPALPKVTITRAREQVKTTEEKLGEVTVQQIFASKSVVIQRFTGRSAAYPTAEIHPKFKSEDLDLGNGSLLRVRGTAG, from the coding sequence TTGTTAACAGATAAAATTCAGTTAAGCCGTATCCGGGTCAATGTCATTGTCGGCATCCTGCCCCCAGAGCGCCTGCTGCCGCAGCCGGTTGATATGAGTATCGATTTAAGCCTCGATTTAGAGGAGGCTGGACACAAAGGTGACTTGAGCAAGTCGATCGACTACTCAGAGCTGCTCAAGCAAGTTAGCTTCATTATGCACGCCGGACGCTTTGAGTTACTCGAAACGGCGGCCCTCGCCATCGTCCACTACCTACTTACTCCTACAGCGAATGGAGCCAAGGTCGAGCGCGCGCGCGTGAGTCTATGCAAAAGAAATGCGCCGCGCGTCAGTCCTGCCTTACCAAAAGTCACCATCACACGGGCCAGAGAGCAGGTTAAAACTACCGAAGAAAAACTGGGTGAAGTGACCGTCCAGCAGATTTTCGCCAGCAAATCTGTGGTGATTCAGAGGTTCACTGGTCGGAGCGCAGCGTATCCGACAGCCGAGATTCATCCTAAATTCAAATCCGAGGATCTTGACCTAGGAAACGGCAGTTTGCTGAGGGTCAGAGGGACGGCCGGTTAA